Sequence from the Pedobacter sp. D749 genome:
GAACAATGCCTTTAGGCGTAACTACTTGTACGGACGAGATTTTTGAAGCCTTTTTAAGTGACGATAAATTAAAAACATTATACCACGGGCATTCTTTTACTGCGAACCCAATTGCTTGTGTTGCTTCTTTAGCAAGTTTAGATATTTTATTGCAGGCAGAAACACTGGCCAATATTAAAAGGATAGAGGCTAAACATGCTTTGTTTTTACAGGAAATTAAATCGCATCCTAAAGTTAAAGCGGTTAGGCAAACCGGCACCATTATCGCTATTGAGTGGGAAACAGGAAATGAAACTTCTTATTTAAGTAATCTGCGTAATTTGTTGTATGCGTACTTTTTAGATAAGGGGATTATATTAAGACCACTCGGTAATATTATCTATATTCTTCCACCATATGTAATCAGTGATGAAGATCTGGATTATATTTATACAGCCATAAAATCTGCTTTAGAAGAAGTATAGGTGTTTTTAGGTCGTAGCGAGAAGCTACGACCAGTATTAAGCTTTAGTTTATTTTCTTTTTTAAAAAAAAACTAACCCAAAGGCATTTTGCTCATGTCCATATAAAGAATACTCCATCTTTGTCCATCCAGGTCAATAAAACCACAGCCATACATCCAGCCATCTTTGTAGCCTGGCTCACCATAAAGTGTACCACCGGCAGCTACTACTTTTTGAGCAAGGTCATCTACTTCTTCCGGACTTTCTGCATCAAAGGAGAATAATACTTCGCCGCCATTTCGTTTATCGGC
This genomic interval carries:
- a CDS encoding VOC family protein, producing MTKSLWINLPVKDINKSKVFFTQLGFTLNLQYGAREDSACFLVGESNLAIMLFEEALYEGFAGTSIADKRNGGEVLFSFDAESPEEVDDLAQKVVAAGGTLYGEPGYKDGWMYGCGFIDLDGQRWSILYMDMSKMPLG